From Brienomyrus brachyistius isolate T26 chromosome 18, BBRACH_0.4, whole genome shotgun sequence, one genomic window encodes:
- the capns1a gene encoding calpain small subunit 1a: MNLAKKILGGILDVVSNIDPSQFVPSDPPPPRRPLAYADPNETEEEKQFRRVFQQLAGDDMEVSPSELMNILNRIIAKHSDLKTDGFSLESCRSMVAVMDSDSTGKLGFHEFKHLWNNIKKWQGIYKSYDADRSGVIGADELPAAFTAAGFPLNAQLFDMIIRRYSDENGNMDFDNYIGCLVRLDAMCRAFKTLDKDNNGTIKVNVQEWLQLTMYS, from the exons ATGAATCTGGCCAAAAAAATACTTGGTGGAATCCTGGATGTTGTCAG CAATATTGACCCCAGCCAATTTGTACCATCAGACCCT CCTCCACCACGTAGGCCATTGGCATATGCTGACCCAAATGAGACCGAGGAAGAGAAGCAATTTCGCAGAGTCTTCCAGCAGCTTGCTGGTGAT GATATGGAAGTCAGCCCCAGTGAACTGATGAACATCCTTAACAGAATCATAGCTAAGC ATTCTGATCTGAAGACGGATGGCTTCAGCCTAGAGTCCTGCCGGAGCATGGTAGCTGTGATGGAT AGTGATAGCACTGGAAAACTTGGCTTTCACGAGTTTAAACATCTATGGAATAACATCAAGAAATGGCAG GGCATCTACAAGTCATATGACGCAGATCGTTCTGGAGTCATAGGAGCGGATGAACTGCCAGCTGCCTTTACAGCTGCAG GCTTTCCCCTCAATGCCCAGCTGTTTGACATGATTATACGCAGATACAGTGATGAGAATGGTAACATGGACTTTGACAATTATATCGGCTGCCTGGTGCGACTAGATGCTATGTGCC GTGCCTTCAAAACCCTTGACAAGGACAACAATGGAACCATTAAGGTCAACGTCCAAGag TGGCTGCAACTGACCATGTATTCCTAA
- the fpgt gene encoding fucose-1-phosphate guanylyltransferase, whose protein sequence is MHRLENGFLQKAAAEKLEKFNKLRGHEVRTGEFWDIVVITAIDEDQKLAYEMQLSEKLRRRELPLGVHYHVFADPPGYKIGNGGSTLYVLENLEDKYGENLSKFKIMIIHAGGLSQRLPNASTLGKIFTALPLGDPVYQMLELKLSMYIDFPIDMKPGVLLTCADDIELYDIASTEKIVFDKPGFTALAHPSPLSIGTTHGVFVLDPREESGISQMEYRSCYRFLHKPSIEEMYENGAVCKGTAMNVTNSEFVYTDSTYYIDYATMQCLLLLLKDIRPIICEIDAYGDFLQALGPGATLAYTHNSSNVTTEESNLLKVRQMIFQRLQGKALNVIVLNHSKFYHIGTTREYLFHLTQDDNFRSELNLVSSAFSTCPSVMPDNCIIHSVLHPSCIIGPGTVIEYSRLGANVTIGKGAIISGCDVSSDLHVPSGVFMHSLSVNVHGTTSFVTFAFAIEDNMKQCVTSLTEIDELQLFGNSLEKCLYHWSLRVEDLKFSGDTGRFGLWNASIFPQCSDLRHSFTLSLQMICSLYSKSTFRFPKDIRLLSIQEVLKYKNLAEMLKFRQHLYEEIQENKNIPLNI, encoded by the exons atgcacaGACTGGAAAACGGGTTTTTGCAAAAAGCTGCTGCGGAGAAACTCGAAAAGTTTAATAAATTAAGAG GCCATGAAGTACGAACAGGAGAATTTTGGgatattgttgttatcacagcCATTGATGAAGACCAGAAACTGGCATACGAAATGCAACTTTCCGAGAAACTCCGTAGAAGAGAACTTCCACTTGGTGTTCATTATCATGTGTTTGCTGATCCTCCTGGATATAAAATAG gcAATGGCGGTTCCACGCTATATGTCTTAGAAAACTTGGAAGATAAGTATGGGGAGAATCTGAGTAAGTTTAAGATAATGATTATACATGCAG GAGGACTGAGTCAAAGACTTCCAAATGCCAGTACCCTAGGAAAAATCTTTACTGCCTTGCCACTTGGTGACCCAGTATACCAGATGCTTGAACTTAAGCTGTCAATGTACATAGACTTCCCCATTGACATGAAACCTGGGGTTTTGTTGACTTGTGCCGATGACATTGAACTTTACGACATCGCAAGCACAGAGAAGATAGTTTTTGATAAGCCTGGCTTTACTGCCTTGGCTCACCCTTCCCCCCTCTCCATCGGGACAACTCATGGGGTGTTTGTACTGGATCCCAGGGAAGAATCTGGAATTTCCCAGATGGAATACAGGTCCTGTTACCGTTTTCTCCATAAACCAAGCATTGAAGAAATGTACGAAAATGGCGCGGTGTGCAAGGGAACTGCTATGAATGTAACCAATTCTGAGTTTGTTTACACTGACAGCACATACTATATAGATTATGCAACGATGCAATGTCTGCTGCTTTTGCTCAAAGACATCAGGCCTATAATTTGTGAGATTGATGCCTATGGGGATTTCTTGCAGGCGTTGGGCCCTGGAGCCACATTAGCATATACCCACAACTCTAGCAATGTGACAACAGAAGAAAGCAATCTTTTAAAAGTCAGGCAAATGATATTTCAGAGGCTTCAAGGAAAGGCCCTTAATGTTATTGTTTTGAATCACTCTAAATTCTATCACATTGGCACTACTAGAGAATACCTTTTCCATTTGACACAAGATGATAACTTTAGGTCTGAACTTAATCTGGTTTCCAGTGCATTCAGCACATGCCCTAGTGTAATGCCAGACAATTGCATAATTCACAGTGTCCTTCATCCGAGCTGCATTATAGGTCCGGGGACAGTGATTGAGTACTCTAGGCTTGGTGCTAATGTGACAATAGGTAAAGGTGCAATCATCAGCGGGTGTGACGTCAGCAGTGATCTTCATGTACCTTCCGGTGTGTTCATGCATTCGCTGAGTGTGAATGTACATGGCACCACGAGCTTTGTGACATTTGCATTTGCAATAGAGGACAATATGAAACAGTGTGTGACCTCATTGACTGAAATCGATGAACTGCAGCTTTTCGGAAATAGTCTTGAGAAATGCCTTTATCACTGGAGCCTAAGGGTCGAAGACCTTAAATTTTCTGGTGACACGGGCAGGTTTGGTTTGTGGAATGCTAgcattttcccacaatgctcTGATCTGAGGCACTCATTCACATTGTCATTACAGATGATCTGTTCTCTGTATAGCAAGTCTACTTTTAGATTTCCCAAAGACATAAGACTGTTATCCATACAGGAGGTCTTAAAATACAAGAATTTGGCAGAAATGTTGAAGTTCAGACAGCATCTGTATGAAGAGAtacaagaaaataaaaacattccccTAAATATCTAG